A region of Solanum dulcamara chromosome 7, daSolDulc1.2, whole genome shotgun sequence DNA encodes the following proteins:
- the LOC129895723 gene encoding probable galacturonosyltransferase 14 isoform X2 translates to MQLHFSPSMRSITISSSNNNGGFGELMKIKVAPRHFSYRTLFHTILFLAFLLPFVFILTALITLEGVNKCSSFDCLGRRLGPKLLGRTDDSKKLVKDFLKILNQVNSEEASSVMKLPESYAQLVSEIKNNKYSAKEFALMLKGMMERSEREIRESKFAELMNKHFAASAVPKGIHCLSLRLTDEYSSNAHARRQLPSPELLPLLSENLLHHFVLSTDNILAASVVVNSAVQSSLRPEKIVFHVITDKKTYAGMHSWFALNPASPAIVEVRGIHQFDWLTRENIPVLEAVEGHYGIRKYYHGNHVTGANLSDTTTPRSFASKLQARSPKYISLLNHIRIYLPELFPNLHKVVFLDDDVVIQRDLSPLWDIDLKGKVNGAVETCKGDDEWVMSKRFRNYFNFSHPLIAKNLNPDECAWAYGMNIFDLHAWRKTNIRETYHSWLKENLKSKLTMWKLGTLPPALIAFKGHVHPIDPSWHMLGLGYQNKSNIDKVKKAAVIHYNGQSKPWLELGFEHLRPYWTKYVDYSNDFIKNCHILE, encoded by the exons AGTCGCACCTCGCCACTTCTCCTATAGAACACTCTTTCATACAATACTTTTCCTAGCTTTTTTGTTGCCTTTTGTCTTCATTCTCACTGCTCTTATTACCCTTGAAGGTGTCAACAAGTGTTCCTCTTTTG ATTGTTTAGGCAGACGATTGGGACCAAAGCTTCTTGGACGAACTGAtgattcaaaa AAACTGGTAAAGGATTTTCTTAAGATCCTCAATCAAGTAAACTCTGAGGAAGCGTCATCTGTTATGAAGCTCCCAGAGTCTTATGCTCAACTCGTttctgaaataaaaaataacaagtaCAGTGCAAAAGAATTTGCTTTGATGCTGAAGGGAATG ATGGAGAGATCTGAAAGGGAGATCAGGGAATCAAAATTTGCAGAGCTGATGAATAAGCACTTTGCTGCAAGTGCAGTTCCTAAAGGCATTCACTGTCTTTCACTGCGGTTGACTGATGAGTACTCCTCTAATGCTCATGCACGCAGACAGTTGCCTTCTCCAGAACTACTCCCTCTGCTTTCCGAGAACTTGTTGCACCATTTTGTATTGTCAACTGATAACATCCTAGCTGCTTCAGTCGTGGTCAATTCTGCCGTGCAGTCATCTTTAAGGCCTGAAAAAATTGTTTTCCATGTCATCACTGACAAGAAAACATATGCAGGGATGCACTCCTGGTTTGCTCTGAATCCTGCCTCTCCAGCGATTGTGGAAGTTAGAGGTATTCATCAGTTTGACTGGTTAACCAGAGAAAATATTCCAGTGCTTGAAGCAGTTGAGGGTCATTATGGGATTCGGAAATACTACCATGGAAATCATGTAACTGGTGCCAATCTCAGTGATACTACTACTCCACGATCTTTTGCCTCAAAACTGCAGGCTAGAAGCCCAAAATACATTTCCTTGCTCAATCATATTCGCATATATTTGCCAGAG CTCTTTCCAAACCTTCATAAAGTGGTTTTCTTGGATGACGATGTTGTGATTCAGCGTGACTTGTCTCCATTGTGGGACATTGACCTTAAGGGAAAGGTGAATGGAGCTGTTGAGACCTGTAAAGGAGATGATGAGTGGGTGATGTCAAAGCGATTCAGAAACTACTTTAATTTTTCTCATCCTCTCATAGCAAAAAATTTGAACCCTGATGAGTGTGCGTGGGCTTATGGGATGAATATCTTTGACTTACATGCATGGAGAAAGACAAATATAAGAGAAACTTACCATTCATGGCTTAAAGAG AATCTGAAGTCAAAATTGACAATGTGGAAACTTGGAACACTACCTCCTGCTTTGATTGCATTCAAGGGTCATGTTCACCCAATCGATCCCTCATGGCACATGCTTGGCTTGGGCTATCAAAATAAGTCCAACATTGATAAAGTGAAGAAGGCTGCTGTAATTCATTACAATGGCCAGTCCAAACCTTGGCTGGAGTTGGGCTTCGAGCATCTCCGTCCTTATTGGACCAAGTATGTAGACTactctaatgattttatcaagAATTGCCACATATTGGAGTAA
- the LOC129895723 gene encoding probable galacturonosyltransferase 13 isoform X1 translates to MQLHFSPSMRSITISSSNNNGGFGELMKIKVAPRHFSYRTLFHTILFLAFLLPFVFILTALITLEGVNKCSSFDCLGRRLGPKLLGRTDDSKQKLVKDFLKILNQVNSEEASSVMKLPESYAQLVSEIKNNKYSAKEFALMLKGMMERSEREIRESKFAELMNKHFAASAVPKGIHCLSLRLTDEYSSNAHARRQLPSPELLPLLSENLLHHFVLSTDNILAASVVVNSAVQSSLRPEKIVFHVITDKKTYAGMHSWFALNPASPAIVEVRGIHQFDWLTRENIPVLEAVEGHYGIRKYYHGNHVTGANLSDTTTPRSFASKLQARSPKYISLLNHIRIYLPELFPNLHKVVFLDDDVVIQRDLSPLWDIDLKGKVNGAVETCKGDDEWVMSKRFRNYFNFSHPLIAKNLNPDECAWAYGMNIFDLHAWRKTNIRETYHSWLKENLKSKLTMWKLGTLPPALIAFKGHVHPIDPSWHMLGLGYQNKSNIDKVKKAAVIHYNGQSKPWLELGFEHLRPYWTKYVDYSNDFIKNCHILE, encoded by the exons AGTCGCACCTCGCCACTTCTCCTATAGAACACTCTTTCATACAATACTTTTCCTAGCTTTTTTGTTGCCTTTTGTCTTCATTCTCACTGCTCTTATTACCCTTGAAGGTGTCAACAAGTGTTCCTCTTTTG ATTGTTTAGGCAGACGATTGGGACCAAAGCTTCTTGGACGAACTGAtgattcaaaa CAGAAACTGGTAAAGGATTTTCTTAAGATCCTCAATCAAGTAAACTCTGAGGAAGCGTCATCTGTTATGAAGCTCCCAGAGTCTTATGCTCAACTCGTttctgaaataaaaaataacaagtaCAGTGCAAAAGAATTTGCTTTGATGCTGAAGGGAATG ATGGAGAGATCTGAAAGGGAGATCAGGGAATCAAAATTTGCAGAGCTGATGAATAAGCACTTTGCTGCAAGTGCAGTTCCTAAAGGCATTCACTGTCTTTCACTGCGGTTGACTGATGAGTACTCCTCTAATGCTCATGCACGCAGACAGTTGCCTTCTCCAGAACTACTCCCTCTGCTTTCCGAGAACTTGTTGCACCATTTTGTATTGTCAACTGATAACATCCTAGCTGCTTCAGTCGTGGTCAATTCTGCCGTGCAGTCATCTTTAAGGCCTGAAAAAATTGTTTTCCATGTCATCACTGACAAGAAAACATATGCAGGGATGCACTCCTGGTTTGCTCTGAATCCTGCCTCTCCAGCGATTGTGGAAGTTAGAGGTATTCATCAGTTTGACTGGTTAACCAGAGAAAATATTCCAGTGCTTGAAGCAGTTGAGGGTCATTATGGGATTCGGAAATACTACCATGGAAATCATGTAACTGGTGCCAATCTCAGTGATACTACTACTCCACGATCTTTTGCCTCAAAACTGCAGGCTAGAAGCCCAAAATACATTTCCTTGCTCAATCATATTCGCATATATTTGCCAGAG CTCTTTCCAAACCTTCATAAAGTGGTTTTCTTGGATGACGATGTTGTGATTCAGCGTGACTTGTCTCCATTGTGGGACATTGACCTTAAGGGAAAGGTGAATGGAGCTGTTGAGACCTGTAAAGGAGATGATGAGTGGGTGATGTCAAAGCGATTCAGAAACTACTTTAATTTTTCTCATCCTCTCATAGCAAAAAATTTGAACCCTGATGAGTGTGCGTGGGCTTATGGGATGAATATCTTTGACTTACATGCATGGAGAAAGACAAATATAAGAGAAACTTACCATTCATGGCTTAAAGAG AATCTGAAGTCAAAATTGACAATGTGGAAACTTGGAACACTACCTCCTGCTTTGATTGCATTCAAGGGTCATGTTCACCCAATCGATCCCTCATGGCACATGCTTGGCTTGGGCTATCAAAATAAGTCCAACATTGATAAAGTGAAGAAGGCTGCTGTAATTCATTACAATGGCCAGTCCAAACCTTGGCTGGAGTTGGGCTTCGAGCATCTCCGTCCTTATTGGACCAAGTATGTAGACTactctaatgattttatcaagAATTGCCACATATTGGAGTAA